In Legionella israelensis, the genomic window TCTAGTAACAAAAACAAATTTTGGCTGTGGCTCCTCAAGAGAACATGCTGTATGGGCATTAATGCAAGCAGGCATTCGCGTTGTGATAGCAAAATCTTATTCAGATATCTTTTATAACAATGCTGCAAAAAACGGACTGCTACTAATTAGCCTAGAGTCTTCAATGATTGAGTCTATGATAAAAAACGTGAAAAAAAATGCGCCTATCCTAACGGTTGATTTAGACCATCAAGCTATCACGATATTGAATGAAGATAGCTATCATTTTGAATTTGACTCTTTTCATAAAGAATGTTTTTTAAAAGGTCACGATGAACTTGATTATTTGTTGGAGGTAACCAGATGACAAAAAGAATTGCAGTCTTGCCGGGTGATGGCATTGGTCCCGAGGTCATGCAACAAGCTTTAAGGGTTTTAAATTGTGTAGCTGACAAATTTGAACACCAGTTTGACTATTTTGAAGGCAAAATAGGCGGACAGGCCTTTGACCTTTACCAATCTCACTTACCGGAGGAAACACTGGATATTTGCCAGTCAGCTGATGCCATATTGTTTGGCTCAGTGGGAGGCCCAATTAACCAACAGCATCTAGACAAATGGCAACATTGTGAAGTGAATAGCATATTGAAATTAAGAAAACACTTTAATTTGTCTATTAATATTCGTCCAATCTCAGTATTTCCTGAATTAGCGGAATGTAGTCCACTGCAAAAAAATAAAATAAAGAATGGAATCAATTTTATCATTTTTCGAGAGTTAACGGGAGGCATCTATTTTGGTGAGCACCAACAACAGAAGAAAAATAATATTCGAACAGCTTCAGATAGTTGCATTTATGATGAAACGCAAGTGAAGACAATCGCCCATTCGGCTTTTCAGGCAGCTATGAATCGAAATAAAAAAATTTGTTCAGTAGACAAAGCTAACGTATTAGCAACCTCTAAGTTATGGCGTGAAGTAGTGAATGAAGTGGCCTGTTACTATCCAGAGGTGGAATTAACTCACATGCTTGTTGATAATTGTGCAATGCAAATGATACTTAACCCCCGGCAATTCGATGTGATTGTCACAGAAAATATGTTTGGGGATATTATTTCAGATTTAGCAGCCGCATTACCAGGATCCATAGGCCTAATCCCTTCTGCCAGCATGAATGCAGATGGATTGGGGCTTTATGAGCCATCCGGTGGGTCAGCGCCAGAAATTGCCGGTAAAGGCATTGCCAATCCATGTGCTCAGATACTGTCTGCTGCAATGATGTTACGGCATTCATTCGAAATGCATAAAGAGGCAAATCTTATTGAAGAAGCCATCAATGCAACCTTTGCCAGGGGGATGATTACTGTAGACTTGACTAGCGATGAAACCAAAGCAAAACGTACCAGTCAATTTACTGATTTTATTATCGACTATATTGAGAAAGCTGATTAGGTAAGGTAGTTATGACTATATATTTTTCAAGTTTCATTTTAATAATTGTAAGTTGGGCCATCATTGTTATCGTGCCCGGACCAAATTTATTTGCAACTGTATCATCCTCTGCTTCCCATTCGCGTATGGCCGGTATTGCAACATCTATGGGCATTGCTTTTGGAACTACCATATGGTGTTTCTTAAGCTTACTCGGCTTGACTGTGACGTGGTTTAATGGATTCGGACACAGCAGTTAAGAGATAATAAGCTTAACTGGAGTAAAAAAGATGACAATTAGAAGAAAATTTTCACAAGAATTTAAACTTGATGCGATAAGCCTTGTAAAAGATCAAGGTTACAGTCGAGCTGAGGCCTCTCGCAGTTTATCAATTCATCCCAATATGCTTAGTCGGTGGATAAAAGAACATGAATCAGATCAAGGGAATGCATTCAGGGGTAACGGGAAATTAACGGCTGAACAGCTTGAGATTCGCCAGCTACGAGAAGAAAACCGTCGGCTGAAGATGGAAAAGGAGATTTTAAAAAAGGCGGCGGCCTTCTTTGCTCAGGAAACGAAGTGAAATATTCGTTTATCGCCCAACATGAGAAGGTCTGGCCAATAGACAAGATGTGTCTATTACTGGGCGTTTTGCGTTCAGGATATTATCGATACCGTCGAAATCGACACGGTAAACCGAGCGATCCATTACATCAGGAGATGATTGATTTTGTGAAAGACATCGCGGAGAAAAGTACTTATACATTTGGCAGTAGACGCATGAGAAAAGCGCTAAATGCTCTAGGATATCCGGTTGGTCGGCGTAAAACTCAGAGCCTGATGAAAGAAGCGGGCGTTATGGTTCGGTACAGAAAAAAATATAAGATAACGACCAATAGCAGACATAAAAAACCGGTTTTTGAAAATGTTCTGAGCCGTGATTTTTCGCCCAGTGCGCCAGACCGAGCTTATGTATCGGATATTACTTACCTGTCAACACAAGAGGGTTGGTTATATCTGACAGTGGTTATTGATTTGTTCTCCAGGAAAGTTGTTGGCTGGAGTATGAGTTCAAGGATGAAGGCAGATTTAGTTTGTGATGCCCTGAAAATGGCTTTATGGCAACGTAAACCAAAACCTGGCTTAATTGTGCATTCAGATAGAGGCTCTCAATATGCCAGCAATGAGTACCGTAAATTACTCAACGACTGGAAGTGTACTGGCAGCATGAGCAGAAAAGGTGATTGTTGGGATAATGCGGTTGCAGAGAGCTTTTTTGGTAGCTTGAAGCAAGAACGAGTGCAATGGAAACATTATCAGACGCGTTCTGAGGCACACCGGGATGTATTAAATTACATCACCGTTTTTTATAATGATTTTCGGCTTCACTCAACAATTGGTTATAAAAGCCCAAATCAATTCGAAAAGGAAATGAGGTTGTTAAAAATGGTTGCTTAACTGGTGTGTCGCAATTTGCTTGACCACGTCACTGTCATCCTTCATTCAGGCAGCTTTGTTTACGAAATATTGAAATTATTAGGTGGGGCTTATTTAATTTATTTGGGAATAAAAACCATACTCACTCAAAAAAAAATAATTTCAGATCACCCTCAACCGATAAATCGCTCAACCACCATTATGAAAGCTTTTATTAAGGGCGTTATGATTGATTTGAGTAACCCCAAGGCCGCAATATATTTTACAAGTCTATTTGCTGTAGGCATGTCAAATAAAGCGTTCCTCTTTTATCTAAAGCTCTCTTTTTAGTGGGGATTAAAATTTGTACACCAAATAAGGTGCACGTTATTTTCATTAACTCTTCTTGATATGAATCTACTTAATCCATTTATAAAATGAGCTTCTGGATTGGCGATCATTCGCCTATATTGAAATTTCAATTTATTTATTTCATTGTATGAAACGGAATTTAATAATATAGGATATCAACCCATGTTCAGATCAATTGCATTTTTTCTTCTTTTTTTGTTGACAGGAGATGTTACTGCGGCTGCCTTGGAAGCTCAACCATCAGCTATAAAGTATGAGTTTTTACCTAATAAGCCGGTTATCATGACTAACTCTACCAGTAAAAATATTCAAATGTGGTGTGAAATGCATGTAGATAGTTATGCTGATAACACATTCTATATTAAGCAATTACGAGGACGAGGCGAGGTTAACGGAACAACGTTAAATACAGGCAATAGTATGAATATTTCCGTCAAGCAGCTGCAAACCATGCAAATCGTTATAAATGCAAATTCTCAAATCCAATTTACCAGTTTAAGTTCCTATGTGATATCTGCTATTTGCCATTGATTTTTTAAGTTATGGCAAAAGTCGGGTTAAATTACAGAGTATGTTACGCTTATCTTGTGAATAAAAAGTTTGCGATGCACTGGAAGCCCACCTAAAAAGATGCTGCTTCCATTTTTTCTCATTCCAGTAAACAGTAATAGTAAAAATAGTCTCTCAGCAATGGGATCTTCTTGTTTTATAGCCTATATTAATTTATTGTTTAAAAATAACTCTTTTTTCCAGTTTCCTGAGCGTGGATGAATACTCAATATGAGACATCTTCTAAGGATTTATTTCCACCCTATCTAAAAAACCATGAGGGAAATGAGCGTCTTGTGGGATTTGAAATTGAATTTGTGGGTATTTCTATTGACGAATCCATTCAACTTTTGAAAAATCTTTTCTCGGGAAATATTAAGCGTCTCAATCAAAATGAATACATATTAAACGATTCATGTCTTGGGCAATTTAAAGTAGAACTGGATGCGCATCTTTTAAAGCAACTGGCGGCTGAATCAGAAAAAAATCGCAAAGAAAATAAAATGGATATAAAAGGGTATATTGAACAATTTATTTCCTCGGCCTTTGATGAAATTATTCCTTTAGAAATCATAACTCCGCCCGTGACCATTCAATCCATTCAATCATTGGATCCGATTGTAGATGATTTACGTGAACATGGGGCAAAGGGGACACATACCTCAAAAATTGCTGCGTTTGGGGTACATGTTAATCCTGATATCCCTTCTTTATCCGCTGCCTGCATTTTAAGTTTTTTGCGTGCATATGTGTTGCTTAGTGATTGGCTAAGAAACGAAATTGATGTTGATTTTAGCCGAGCCGTATCCCCCTTTATTAATGAGTATCCGCGGGCTTACAAAAAAAAGATTTTGCAATCCGACTATCAGCCTTCAATGGATACCTTAATGCGTGATTATATCCGCTACAATCGCACGCGTAACCGCGCGTTGGATATGTTGCCGTTATTTATGTATATTGATGAACAAACTGTGAAAGAAAAAGTAGGCTCAAGATTGATTCATGCACGTCCCACGTTTCATTATCGTCTAGCTAATTCGAATTTAAACCTGCCTGATTGGAATTTTACAACTGAATGGAGACGGTGGTTGTATATCGAAAAACTGGCAGCGAATGAATTAATGCAAGAGGAAATGGTGAAAGAATATTTGGCTTTGGAGCGGCAATCCCTTTTTTTTAATAAAAATCAATGGATTAATACCACTTCAAATTATCTACAAGATTTATGAACAATCGACCTGTTATTGCCATTACTCACTCTGTTAAACAATCAAGAACAGTGATTTTTTTTGTAAAATTTGCCATCTGGCTAGCTGGTGGAAAGCCTAAATGCATCACCGCTAAAAAAAATTCAAATTTTTTTGATTATGATGGCTTGGTGTTATGTGGCGGGGTGGATATAAACCCCGAGCTATATGAGGAAACAAAAAAGACGGGCTACCCGTATGAACCCGAACGAGATGAATTAGAGCTTGCTCATTTAACCTTTGCCGAGAAAAAAAACATCCCCGTGTTTGGTCTCTGTCGGGGGTGTCAGCTTATGAATATATTTCGTTCTGGCAAGTTGCATTTAGATATCACTAAAGCGTATGAAAAGGCACAATACCCTTCAAATTTAATAGGCTATATCTTCTTTAGAAAAAAGATTTATATTAAACAAGGAAGTAAATTATTTTTACTAATACAAAAACCTGAGATAAAGGTGAATAGTCTTCATAAACAATCTATCAGTCAACTTGGTCGTGATCTTGTGATTACCGCTTCCGAAAAAAATAAAATCGTGCAATGCATAGAAGATCCAAGAAAACAATTTTTTTTAGGAGTGCAGTTTCATCCCGAGTTTTTAATCTATAAAAAATGCTTCCGCAACCTCTTTAAAGCCCTCGTCCGTTCAACAACCCTATAAATGGCATGTTTCGATCTTAGATAATAATTAAAACTTCCTTCATTCCTTAAACGATTGAATAATAAAGATAAAAAAAACACTTTTCTTTTTACCCACACCTACGCGTTAAATTGTTGCCAGTCTTATTTCTTCAAGGCACATTGCGAGATATTTTCCACCTCTTCGATGTTATCTGCACCAGTGCTTGCTTTTAAAAGTCGTCATCAGAGGACATTCTCCTGCCCGCTGCCTGTAATAACTATCTCTACGTAATATTTAATTAATAATCAGACTGTATAATTTATATATACAGATGTTTAAGGTAAATAAAATGACTGACAAAGTATTAAGACACTGGATGGAAACCAAAAAAAAGTGGGAAGATATCTTTTCTCTGAGGGTGCCTAAGCCAGAGAATTTATTAGATTTAATGGAGAAGTGGTCGGATTTTAGACGAATAACTATAACCCTTGCTACAGAGCCTGCACAAATAAAAGGCGGTGATAAATTTTATCTTGACGCCCAAAGTTTTTTACAAGAGGCATGCCAATTTTTTGGTGTTCAATCATACAAAGACTTACCATTTCCTGGAAATTTACCCTATAAGCTAATTGAAGCATCAACAAAAGCTCAAGGCAAATCCACCTTATCTACAGAAATGTTTAAAGCTGATTTTCCTAAAGCGGTAAAGGAAGCAAAGAACTTAAAACAGCAACGAAAAGAAGAAGAGAAACAAAGGGAAGAAGAGACAATTAGGATAAGAGAAGAACAAAGAAAACAAGAAATACATGATAAAGTAGAGCAGGATCCATTCTTTTTAGCTTTAAATGGCATTCAAGGAAAAATTAACGGTGAAATAACTAGAATTAGCCTTAAGAATCCCAATGATGATCGTATCACGCACTTACGTCATGTTGAAGCTTTAATGCAAAGCCAAATCAGTACAACCAAACAAAGTTGCAAAGAGGACTTTTTAAGTTACAGAGGAAAAAATCAGGAAAGTCTCAGGTCAGAATGTAAAAATCAAATGAAAACGATCATCAAAATTCATTTAATGGATAATAACGCATTAGAAATGAGCTGGCGTGAAAAAATTGGAAGAGCAATTTTAAATGCGATTATTGCTCTTCCCGTTAAGATAAAAAGCATAAGCTCGAATACTCCTAGCAGCAACTTGTTTTTTAAATTTAAAACCACATCAAAAGAAAATATTGAGAACATTCAGGATGATATTGATAAAATTGAAACAAAACCATACAAAAAATAATGGTGATATAACAAAGATGATCAAGTAAACTAGGGAGCTTCCCCATACCTCCCACTATTCTTTGTGCATAGCTCCCAATTCATACGATTTATCGCACTATCGTTATTTCGCCAAACTCCAGTGTGCAAATAGTTTAAGGTTACCATCCGCAGGCAGAACATCTCGAAGCGCCTCTTTATAAAACATGTATCCATTGTATTCGATAGACGCCAGACTAAAATTTTCTCAAATATCAGTCCATAATAGCAATTATGGTATAAAAATCCTCATTTTAATCTATAAATCAGTATGCCAAAATAATCCCTTTACAAAGATTTTTTATCATGAAGACAGCCTGCTAGTATTTGTAGCGAAAGATTTACGGTGGATTAAAGATGGTTTATCTGCTTGGCTCAGGAGGTTAGCGCGGCGAGGATGGCTTTTCTGGATAGCTTTCCCTGAATATGGCCTTGCTTATCAATGACCGCTAATGGCAAATCCGATTGTAAGCTTAAGGGTAATACTTCTTCTAGTGTTTTATCTTCAGTAACCGTTAATGCAGGTTTTAGATGAGCTTGGATAGTACCTTGTTTATCCGAGCCGATTAATTGAGCCAAACCAACCACACTAATATTAGTGTGTTCAACAACGTAACACTCCCCCACCCCTTGTTGTTTCATCTGGGAAATTGCCTGTTCAATTGAGATATCGGGGGGAAAATTTAAGCACGACAGTTTGGCGGTACCCGCTGTCATAAACTGGCTGCGATTGACATGTTCGACAAAGCGTTTGACATACTCATTAGACGGATTTCGTACAATATTCACTGGCGTGTCAGTTTGAGCAATAGTGCCCTGATATAAAATCGTCACCCGATCCCCCAGTCTGAGTGCCTCATCCAAATCATGAGTAACAAAAATAATGGTGCGTTTCATTTGCGATTCTAGATTTAATAATAATGTCTGCATTTCATGACGTATCAATGGATCTAAGCCGCTGAAAGCCTCATCCATAAGCAAAATATCTGCCTCTGTAGCTAAAGCCCTGGCCAAGCCAACCCGTTGCTGCATCCCGCCTGACAGTTCGGACGGATAGGCTTTTTCAAAGCCGGATAATCCGACTTGATCAATCCAATGGGCAACTTTGTTTTCAATTGAAGCAGACCGGCGCCATTTTGACTGCACCATTAACCCGTAGGCTACATTTTCAAACACGTTAAAATGCGGCAATAAACCATAGTGTTGAAACACCATACTGGCTTTTTGTTGGCGAAAGCGGTTGGTTTTTTTCTCGTTATATTGGGTGATATCCTCATTATCAATATAAATATGGCCTAGGGTCGGTTTCAGTAACCCATTCAAGTGGCGCAAAAAAGTCGATTTACCAGAACCTGATAATCCCATGATCACATGACAATCACCCTGATGGATGGTTAAGTTCACATGATTTAAACTCACCATCTCACCGGTTTTGGCTTTGATATCATCGCTGCTGGCTCCTCGCCTTAATAAGGCTACTGCCTCCTTGGAAACTTGACCGTATATTTTGCATAAGTCTTGGATGACAATATCACTCATTCATTCAGATCCTTGCATATGATAATGGACTTGTAATCGATGACCGTATGCCTGACTTATTCGATCCAGCATAATCGATAAGAACACAATCGCTAAACCGGCGGTAAATCCCACCCCCATATCCTGTTGTTGTAAACCAAATAACACTTGCTGACCCAAGCCTTTTACACCAATCATAGAAGCAATCACAACCATCGCCAAGGCCATCATAATCGCCTGGTTGATACCAACCATGATACTGGGCAAGGCAAGAGGTAATTGGACTTTGGTCAGGATTTGTTTACGGTGGGTACCAAATGCCTTGGCTGCTTCTAAGGTTTCCCTATCCACTTGGCGAATACCCAATGCGGTCAGGCGAATTAATGGTGGCATGGCATACATTGCCGTGGCAACGACGCCAGAAAAGGTACCCAAACCAAACAGCATGACCACTGGAATTAAATAGACAAATGAAGGCATGGTTTGCATGACATCAAGTATAGGAGAAAGCGTTCGATATATTGTCTGATTTAAACCTGCGAGGATACCTAGCGGTAAGCCAAGTGATGCAGTCAGTATGATGGCAATAAAAATTAAGATTAACGTCTGTACGCCAGGTACCCATAACTGCATTCCCCAGATGATTAAATTGCCTATCAATACAAATAAGGTTAATCCTATTTTTCTAGAAGCATGGAAAGCAAGAGCGGTAAACAATGCGGTTAAAAATAACCAAGATAGTTGGTTGACCAAGAAGCGCTCAAATACGCCTACGATATATAAAATCGGGTAACTGATTGAATGTCTTAAAAAATCAGCATAATGTATTACGAGCTCATTAACGAACTCGTCAATAAAACTGCGAAAAGGAATAAAGGAATGAGCTGGCGTTGCGTTATAAAACAATGGCCTGGAGTATAAAATATATAAGCTAACAAGAGTAATCAAGGTTATAATAGGTAAAATAAAGACAATAAGCCGATGCTTAGACCAACGTCGTTGGCCAATTAAATAGGCCAGAGCCGTTAATATAATAATAGCTGAGATGCCTGATAATTTAAGTAAAAATGAAGCCGTTTTTTGTTTGTCGAGAGAATGATCGGCTGATAACGCTTCATGCACGCGTTTGGCATTGGCCTCAGGAATCCAGCTTTGCCAAATTTCCGGGTTATTCTTTAAAAAAGCAATCGCTGCTTTGCGACCCCTTAGATCTTGGTGGTCATTCATATAGACCAAGCCTTCATTAACAAATTCTGTACTCATATAAAAAAGGTTGAGAAATTTGGCGATATTGGGGGCTTTGTCTAAAAATTTTACGTTAGCAGCAATATGAATGGTTAAACTGGGATATGCCACACCTTTCAAGCCTTTGCCGGTTTTGCTGTTGACGAGTCGATTCCAATCTTTAGTATTGTATGGTGGTTCTTTGAGCTCCAGCATTTGATTGCCATATTTGCCCATCAAATAGGTTGGTCTCCAATAATAGAAAAATAATGGCTTTCTGCGTTGGAGGGCTGATATGATCTCTGATCGCAGCGCTTCTCCCGAACCTGTGCGGAAATTGTTGTAATAATCCAATAAGCCATAGGCTGCCAGTTTCTTACTATTCATCGTCTCACAATCCCAGCCTATTTTGCAGTTATAAAATCGCCCTTTATTGGGGTCGGCAGGGTCTGAGAATAGTTGATGGTATTTTTTCATGTCAACAACCGACCGGAGTTTGGGCGCTAATGGTTTGATATTTTGTTTTGGATCCCCATAGACGATAAAACGTGGGATATAAAAATTTTGAGTTGCTCTATCAATGGAAACGCCCTTAGTTTCTGATACTCGACCTGTTTTGAGCATTTTGTTCCAAATTTGAATATTATTGGCTTTCCATAACTCCATATTGATATCAACATCACCACGCACCAGTGCGTTTAACAGCGGTACGGAGGTGCCTCGAATCGATTCCGTTTTGCAGCCATAGCCTGTTTCGAGAATATAGCGGGCCACCTCAGTACTGAAACTATTGCTATCCCAGTCATTGCCAGCGAAGCGTATAGTCCTGTCTAAATCACAGGAATGCGTAATGGTTGAAAACAGGAAAAGGCAGATGAATAAGATAGCAATTTTTTTCATAAGTAATGGTTTTAAAAGAAGTATTTTTAATGTATCTGAAGTTAAACTCGATGACAATTGAATACCCCTTGAACCAAACTCTTTTCGAACACTGATTTTATTCAGACTCTGAAAGAAAACCTCTATGAACGATAAAGCCTTAATTGTAATTAGCCTGAATGTCGATAGCGAAAAAGAAGTTGAGTTTAATGATTTTTATTGCCGTTTATATATCATGGATAAGCTGCGCTTCGTTTTAAGGAATGTTTCAATATTGAGCATTAATGATCTAATCTAAAAATAGATAATTAATTTCATCACAAGGACTTTTATGTCAAAAGCAACCATCAGCAAACAAGAAGCCTTCCAGATAATAGAAAAATTTAATCAACTAAACGCTTCTCGAGCTCCCATTGCCGAATTTGTTAATCTGATTGATATTGAAAATTTCGAAATACGTTTACAGGGCAGCAATATCTTTTTTAAAGGTATTGCTGGATTAGCTGATCATCAAATAGGTAAGCAAATCTTTTTTGATCAATCTTTTGATTGTGAGTTCATTCATAGTCACATGGAAAACGATCAAATGATTGTTGAAACCAAAGGTGTCTGGTATGCCAAAACCTGGCAATATCCAGCGGCTTACAGTCAGCAGTTGATTGCCGATTTAAGGCATACGTGGAGACTTGAAAAACAATCAGATGGCCACTTGTTGATTGTCTCTCATGTTTGTGAACATTTTGCTTATCGCGAAGGTTATTCGCCGACGGATCATACGCAAGAATTTCATTTGTTATTAAAATAACTAATCTACAGGAGTCGAGCATGCCTATTGGACAAGAAGAGATTATTGAGCTCAGTCATCAATTTCATAACCTCGTTATGGTAAAAAAAGGCAACGCTGAGCAACAATCTGAGTTTTTTTTATACCCGGAACCTCGCATTTTTCTTCTGCACGGTGAGGATATTAGCTTACAAAAAAACCATGAAATCCATCAAAAACTTATTGATGAAATTCATATCCCTCAGAAAAGCTGGCTCATCACTCCCTTGTGTAATGAGCCTGAACGAGTTCGGGCTGTAGGTTGTGTTTATTGGGAAGGACGCGTTAGACATTCCAAAAACAGGGAAAAAATAAAATGTTTTGTCGGTGAAGACTGGATTGTTCAGCGTACTTCCGATGGACAATTAAAATTTGTTTTATACATCAACGCTTATCATCATTTTTTACCGGATTCAGCGATGATAAGCTTTTAAATTCTGCGATTCATAAGCATGAATTTTTTATTAATTATTGCAGGTTATACCGCATTGTGAATCACATAAGTTAAAATATAAACTAATGTATAAGTAGTAAAAAATATGAGCAATTATTTAAGGTTACTTTCGTTTGTCCAGAAATACCTCAATAAGTGCTATATCTACTGTGACATTTTAAATGAAGGGTAAATACAGTGGTGAAATCAGTCCATGCTCTGATCGTAGGTGGTGGTATCTCGGGATTAACGCTTGCTAACTTATTAATTCATGGAAATAAAAAGATTAAATACCATGTTACCCTGTTCGAGTCACGACCGTATTTGGGTTGTAAGGAAAACAATATAGCTGGAGGGATAGGTATTTGGCCGCCAAGTCAGTCGGTATTGAGGAACATACCAAATTATCAAAGATTTATGAAGCAATTTGCTTATTTTATGCCATCTCCGAGTTATCGAGATTCGAAGGGAAGAATATTGGCAAGAGCTAATGAAGACTTTGGTGATCGATTCCCTGTTCAATGTTTAGAGCGCTATGATTTAATCAACCTGCTCTCAGCAGGTTTAAAAAATAGAAAAGATGTTGAAATAATCACATCCCAGAAGATCTGTGAATACGAACGATACAATAATCAAATCGGAATTAGAGTTGATAAGAAGTTATATAAATAGGACTTACGCATTGACAGCTTTAAAAAGACCTGTGCCGCCTTGAATAAATCCACGAATATTGGCAAGAAACAGGTCACG contains:
- a CDS encoding FAD-dependent oxidoreductase; this translates as MVKSVHALIVGGGISGLTLANLLIHGNKKIKYHVTLFESRPYLGCKENNIAGGIGIWPPSQSVLRNIPNYQRFMKQFAYFMPSPSYRDSKGRILARANEDFGDRFPVQCLERYDLINLLSAGLKNRKDVEIITSQKICEYERYNNQIGIRVDKKLYK